Proteins from one Streptomyces sp. NBC_00390 genomic window:
- a CDS encoding amino acid transporter: MSAPLPTSTSRMRAWMLEGLSDMARHQKGARAEAPAAHKGQRWWRVMCLTGVDYFSTLGYQPGIAALAAGLLSPVATIVLVIVTLAGALPVYRRVAEESPHGQGSIAMLERLLSFWKGKLFVLTLLGFAATDFLITITLSAADSSIHLVENPHVPHWLHGQQMIVTLLLIALLGAVFLKGFLEAIGVAVALVGAYLALNVVIVVTGLWHLATEAHVVTDWSTALTTQHGNVLAMVGVALLVFPKLALGLSGFETGVAVMPHVEGVPGDTEEKPTGRIRGTKKLLTTAAVIMSVFLITTSFITTLLIPAKEFEPGGEANGRALAYLAHEYLGSAFGTVYDVSTIAILWFAGASAMAGLLNLMPQYLPRYGMAPHWARAVRPMVIVFTLVAFLVTWIFNADVDAQGGAYATGVLVLICSAAIAVTIAAHRAGQRSWTIAFAVISAVFLYTTVLNVIERPDGVKIGACFIAGIIILSLASRLARAFELRVTGVTLDDMAERFIRDISHRTIRFIANEPDQRDVAEYREKIHQIRADNDVPTGDDFIFVEVTVGDPSEFEAGLNVRGEVMHDRYRVLTLESSSIPNALAAFLLHVRDATGQRPHMYFEWSEGSPFANFLRFFLFGQGEVAPVTREVLREAEPNRENRPRIHVG; encoded by the coding sequence ATGTCCGCGCCCCTTCCCACGAGTACGAGCCGAATGCGCGCGTGGATGCTGGAGGGCCTGTCCGACATGGCCAGGCACCAGAAGGGAGCACGTGCTGAGGCGCCGGCGGCTCACAAGGGGCAGCGCTGGTGGCGGGTCATGTGCCTGACCGGTGTCGACTACTTCTCCACCCTTGGCTACCAGCCCGGCATTGCCGCGCTCGCCGCGGGGCTGCTGTCACCGGTGGCGACCATCGTGCTGGTCATCGTCACTCTCGCCGGAGCGCTGCCCGTCTACCGGCGCGTGGCCGAGGAGAGCCCGCACGGTCAGGGCTCGATCGCCATGCTGGAGCGACTGCTGTCGTTCTGGAAGGGCAAGCTGTTCGTCCTGACCCTGCTCGGCTTCGCCGCCACCGACTTCCTGATCACCATCACCCTGTCGGCGGCGGACTCCTCCATTCACCTGGTGGAGAACCCGCACGTGCCCCATTGGCTGCATGGCCAGCAGATGATCGTCACTCTGCTGCTGATCGCTCTGCTCGGGGCGGTCTTCCTCAAGGGCTTCCTGGAGGCCATCGGCGTCGCCGTTGCCCTGGTCGGCGCCTACTTGGCCCTGAACGTGGTCATCGTCGTCACCGGACTGTGGCACCTCGCCACCGAGGCGCACGTCGTCACCGACTGGTCCACCGCCCTGACCACCCAGCACGGAAACGTCTTGGCCATGGTCGGTGTGGCCCTGCTCGTCTTCCCCAAGCTGGCGCTCGGCCTGTCCGGCTTCGAGACCGGCGTCGCGGTCATGCCCCACGTCGAGGGCGTCCCCGGCGACACCGAGGAGAAGCCCACCGGACGCATCCGCGGCACAAAGAAGCTGCTCACCACCGCCGCGGTCATCATGAGCGTGTTCCTGATCACCACCAGCTTCATCACCACTCTGCTCATCCCGGCCAAGGAGTTCGAGCCTGGCGGTGAGGCCAACGGACGAGCGCTCGCCTACCTCGCACACGAGTACCTCGGAAGCGCCTTCGGCACCGTCTACGACGTCTCCACCATCGCCATCCTCTGGTTCGCCGGCGCCTCCGCCATGGCCGGACTGCTCAACCTGATGCCCCAATACCTGCCCCGCTACGGCATGGCCCCGCACTGGGCCCGCGCCGTGCGACCCATGGTGATCGTCTTCACCCTCGTGGCCTTCCTCGTCACCTGGATCTTCAACGCCGATGTCGACGCCCAGGGCGGCGCCTACGCCACCGGCGTGCTCGTACTGATCTGCTCCGCAGCGATCGCCGTGACCATCGCCGCCCACCGTGCCGGACAACGGAGCTGGACGATCGCCTTCGCCGTCATCTCGGCGGTCTTCCTCTACACCACCGTCCTCAACGTCATCGAGCGCCCCGACGGCGTGAAGATCGGCGCCTGCTTCATCGCAGGCATCATCATCCTGTCCCTGGCCTCCCGCCTCGCCCGCGCCTTCGAGCTGCGCGTCACCGGCGTGACGCTGGACGACATGGCCGAGCGCTTCATCCGCGACATCTCCCATCGCACGATCCGCTTCATCGCCAACGAGCCCGACCAGCGCGACGTCGCCGAGTACCGCGAAAAGATCCACCAGATCCGGGCCGACAACGACGTGCCGACAGGGGACGACTTCATCTTTGTCGAGGTCACCGTCGGCGACCCCTCGGAGTTCGAGGCCGGCCTGAACGTACGCGGCGAGGTGATGCACGACCGCTACCGTGTCCTGACCCTGGAAAGCTCCTCCATCCCCAACGCCCTGGCCGCCTTCCTCCTGCACGTACGTGACGCCACCGGCCAGCGCCCGCACATGTACTTCGAATGGTCCGAGGGCAGCCCCTTCGCCAACTTCCTCCGCTTCTTCCTCTTCGGCCAGGGCGAGGTCGCTCCCGTCACCCGCGAGGTCCTGCGTGAGGCCGAACCCAACCGCGAGAACCGACCCCGCATCCACGTCGGCTGA
- a CDS encoding asparaginase, producing MTDRHRHVAVFSLGGTIAMTSQDAGGATPTLSATDLVAAVPGLAKTGIQIQVHDFRQLPGASLAFSDLLDLVKEIETLDVDGVVITQGTDTIEETSYLIDLVYSAEMPIVVTGAMRNASMAGADGPANVLAAVRVAASAEARGLGTVVVFGEEIHAARWVRKSHATSPTAFTSYPGPVGYVAEDRVRIWSRPADEPRIPLNPLSNDVRTAVALVGLGDDGVVLRAIGAQVNGLVVAAFGAGHVPMSCVDALADLAKEMPVILATRTGAGPVLSDTYGFPGSEADLLSRGLIAANSLGPVKARILLQLLLMRGADTSEIAEHLSHIH from the coding sequence ATGACGGACAGGCATCGACACGTCGCAGTGTTCTCACTCGGCGGCACCATCGCGATGACCTCGCAGGATGCGGGCGGTGCGACCCCGACGCTCTCAGCAACTGATCTCGTGGCGGCCGTACCAGGCCTTGCCAAGACGGGTATCCAGATCCAGGTCCACGACTTCCGGCAACTTCCGGGGGCTTCGCTGGCGTTCAGTGACCTGCTCGATCTCGTCAAGGAGATCGAAACGCTCGATGTGGACGGCGTGGTGATCACACAGGGCACGGACACCATCGAAGAGACCTCGTACCTGATCGACCTCGTGTACTCAGCCGAGATGCCGATCGTGGTCACAGGAGCGATGCGCAACGCGAGCATGGCGGGTGCCGACGGGCCGGCCAACGTGCTCGCAGCCGTCCGTGTCGCAGCCAGCGCCGAGGCCAGAGGGCTTGGGACCGTGGTTGTGTTCGGCGAGGAGATTCACGCAGCCCGATGGGTACGCAAGAGTCACGCCACCAGTCCTACCGCGTTCACGTCCTACCCCGGACCGGTTGGATACGTCGCGGAGGATCGAGTCCGGATCTGGAGCCGGCCGGCCGACGAGCCCAGGATCCCGCTCAATCCGCTCAGCAACGACGTCAGGACCGCAGTGGCGCTCGTCGGACTCGGAGATGATGGAGTCGTTCTGCGAGCGATCGGAGCGCAGGTCAACGGCTTGGTTGTTGCCGCGTTTGGCGCCGGTCACGTTCCGATGAGCTGCGTTGATGCCCTGGCAGACCTTGCCAAGGAGATGCCGGTCATTCTGGCGACGCGCACCGGGGCTGGACCTGTCCTCTCCGATACCTACGGATTCCCAGGTTCGGAAGCCGATCTGCTGTCCCGTGGGCTCATCGCGGCCAACTCTCTCGGGCCCGTCAAAGCTCGGATTCTGCTCCAACTCCTTTTGATGCGTGGTGCCGATACCAGCGAGATCGCAGAGCACCTCAGCCACATCCACTGA
- a CDS encoding helical backbone metal receptor, whose translation MRVVSLVPSLTEAVAVSAPGLLVGATDWCSHPADLDVVRIGGTKNPDVSAVVGLRPDLVIANEEENRAPDLTALRDAGVEVVLTEVRDLDQAFTELERVLVTGCALPRPRWLDEAQRAWSRVEPLTGLRAVVPVWRRPWMVLGRDTFAGDLLARLGVANVYADHEERYPRIPLEELRASGADLVVLPDEPYAFGPDDGPEAFPGLPASFLDGRHLTWYGPSLVTAPQVLSAALRAAHHRM comes from the coding sequence GTGCGTGTTGTGTCGCTGGTGCCCTCGCTGACCGAGGCCGTCGCCGTCAGCGCCCCCGGGCTGCTGGTCGGTGCCACCGACTGGTGCAGTCACCCGGCCGACCTGGATGTCGTACGGATCGGCGGCACCAAGAACCCGGACGTGTCGGCCGTCGTCGGGCTGCGGCCCGACCTGGTGATCGCGAACGAGGAGGAGAACCGCGCACCCGACCTGACCGCCCTGCGGGACGCGGGCGTCGAGGTGGTGCTCACCGAGGTGCGTGACCTGGACCAGGCGTTCACCGAACTGGAGCGGGTGCTGGTGACCGGATGCGCGCTGCCACGGCCACGCTGGCTGGACGAGGCACAGCGGGCCTGGTCGCGGGTCGAGCCGCTGACCGGGCTGCGTGCCGTGGTGCCCGTCTGGCGGCGGCCGTGGATGGTGCTCGGCCGCGACACCTTCGCCGGCGATCTGCTGGCCCGGCTCGGCGTCGCCAATGTGTACGCGGACCACGAGGAGCGCTACCCCCGCATCCCGCTGGAGGAGTTGCGGGCGAGCGGCGCCGATCTGGTCGTCCTGCCCGACGAGCCCTACGCCTTCGGCCCTGACGACGGTCCCGAGGCGTTCCCCGGCCTGCCCGCCTCCTTCCTCGACGGCAGGCATCTGACCTGGTACGGCCCCTCGTTGGTGACTGCCCCGCAGGTGCTCAGCGCGGCGCTGCGAGCAGCACACCATCGGATGTAA
- a CDS encoding PPC domain-containing DNA-binding protein yields the protein MRSYELTTGRTFGVAFDHGDDFFPTLAEFCRSNGVRHGYIPMFIAGFAEAEIVGACEKLEDPEAPVWSKVHLTGVEAMGCGTLAYDAETDTVSPHIHTSLGEKARSANGHTSHLLSAQVQFLVEMLVVEVISPVMTRPQNPDLYNVPLLTFGT from the coding sequence TTGCGCAGCTACGAGTTGACCACCGGCCGAACCTTCGGAGTGGCATTCGACCACGGCGACGACTTCTTTCCCACACTCGCCGAGTTCTGCCGCAGCAACGGCGTACGGCACGGATACATCCCCATGTTCATCGCAGGCTTCGCCGAGGCCGAGATCGTCGGTGCGTGCGAGAAGCTGGAAGATCCAGAGGCTCCGGTATGGAGCAAGGTGCACCTGACCGGAGTCGAGGCGATGGGATGCGGAACTCTCGCCTACGACGCCGAGACGGATACGGTGTCGCCGCACATCCATACGTCACTCGGAGAGAAGGCGCGCTCAGCCAACGGGCATACAAGTCACTTGCTCAGCGCCCAGGTTCAGTTCCTCGTCGAGATGCTCGTGGTCGAGGTGATCTCACCGGTCATGACCCGTCCACAGAATCCGGACCTCTACAACGTCCCGCTACTGACCTTCGGTACATGA